TTTTTCCTTGCAATTGGGGGCTATTTACCATCAAACAAAAGACAAAGGAGTAGCTTTTGCTAAACTGGCACAGTGGTATGATAGGGTTGATAACTCAGGTATTTTGTCATTTGGAAGCATCACCAGAACCATTCAATCACATTATTTGACGATCCTGAATTATTTTAATCACAGAAGTACAAATGCTTCTGCAGAATCATTCAATGCCAAAATCAAAGCTTTTAGGGCATCTTTCAGAGGCGTGAGAGATGTGAATTTTTTCCTTTTCAGACTAACAAAAATTTATGCTTAATCAACAAAAACACAACTTTCCCGATTGATCCAAGATCCTTACCACCATATGCTTTCCATCCATAATGCCGATATCCTTTATGACTACTCCAAGCCTTGGGTGACACATGTCAGCCTGCAATATTACAATGCAGTGCGTGCGTTTGGTGCCGCAGCCATCTTTCGGGATATTTATCGCAAGCCGGTGATATTTGACGAGATTAACTATGAAGGCAATATCTCAAAACGATGGGGACAGTTATCGGGCAAAGAAATGACCTATCGCTTCTGGATGGCGATTATTGGAGGAACATATGCTACGCATGGAGAAACAATTGTGGATTCTACCGGCACCAGCTGGACATCTGACGGAGGAGTATTGCGTGGAGAAAGTCCATCCCGGATTGGTTTCTTGCGGAAAATCGTCGAGTCAGGCCCCAGGGAAGGCCTTGAACCGATAGATCACTATTATACCAGAAATGTGGTAGGGCAATATGGGCAATATTATTTGTATTATTTCGGGAAAAGGAAACTCAAGGAGTGGCATTTCGAACTGCCGGCGAAGGATCTGACAGACGGAATGAAGTTCAAAGTGGAATTAATTGATACCTGGAACATGACCATTACACCGGTGAATAGAGTTTTTGAGGTTAAAAAGCTCAATCATTACACTTTCATTGATAAGGAAAACCGATCAGTGACATTCCCGGGTAAACCCTATATGGCTATGCGGATTACAGCGGTAATCAAATAACTGAATAACTGAGTAACTGA
The sequence above is drawn from the Microbacter margulisiae genome and encodes:
- a CDS encoding DUF5605 domain-containing protein, with product MLSIHNADILYDYSKPWVTHVSLQYYNAVRAFGAAAIFRDIYRKPVIFDEINYEGNISKRWGQLSGKEMTYRFWMAIIGGTYATHGETIVDSTGTSWTSDGGVLRGESPSRIGFLRKIVESGPREGLEPIDHYYTRNVVGQYGQYYLYYFGKRKLKEWHFELPAKDLTDGMKFKVELIDTWNMTITPVNRVFEVKKLNHYTFIDKENRSVTFPGKPYMAMRITAVIK